A genomic segment from Methanoplanus limicola DSM 2279 encodes:
- the acs gene encoding acetate--CoA ligase, with translation MPEPDTGSGQEEGMSKTYHADPSYRTNAHMPDYYEALWRFKDDPETYWAKVAGELVWEKKWDRILDWNPPYASWFPGGKLNVTVNCLDRHVNDGKRNKVALIFRGDDGGEKVLTYRQLYREVNRFANGLKNLGVKKGDRIVFYMPFIPEHVIAILACARLGAVHSIVYAGFGSEALHARIRDSKARFVITADVSIRRGRSISLKSIVDEAIVNASTVEKVIVHRRSYPPIELYAEMEMDFNDVMKGQSHYCEPEVMDADDPLFILYTSGTTGTPKGVLHTCGGYLVGTYYTTKYVFDMKDNDVYWCTADPGWITGHSYIVYGPLSNGATVIISESVPDYPDPGVWWEIVEEFGVTIMYTAPTAIRMFMKHGEEWPDKYNLDSLRILGSVGEPLNPEAFEWFYRVIGKSRTPIVDTWWQTETGMHMITTLIGEPMKPGFAGKPLPGVEADVVDKQGKSLPPGKTGLLVIKGPWPAMMKTIWNNEERYNHYWSQIEGCYTVGDLAVKDKDGYIMILGRSDDIIIVAGHNLGTAEVESALVSHETVAEAAVIGIPDPLKGNIIKASVILRTGFKGSETLSNELKYHVRMTIGPIAMPSEIKFVESLPKTRSGKIMRRVLKAEAMGLDPGDISTLED, from the coding sequence ATGCCAGAACCGGATACGGGTTCCGGACAGGAGGAAGGGATGTCAAAGACATACCACGCAGATCCCTCCTACCGGACAAATGCACACATGCCGGACTACTACGAGGCACTGTGGCGTTTTAAGGATGATCCGGAGACCTACTGGGCAAAAGTGGCAGGGGAACTCGTCTGGGAGAAGAAATGGGACAGAATCCTCGACTGGAACCCCCCATATGCATCATGGTTTCCGGGCGGAAAACTGAACGTCACGGTGAACTGCCTTGACAGGCATGTAAATGACGGAAAGAGAAATAAGGTTGCCTTAATCTTCAGGGGAGATGACGGCGGCGAGAAGGTACTGACGTACAGGCAGCTGTACAGGGAAGTAAACAGATTTGCAAACGGCCTTAAAAATCTCGGTGTGAAGAAAGGCGACAGAATTGTCTTTTACATGCCGTTTATACCTGAGCACGTGATTGCAATTCTTGCCTGTGCAAGGCTTGGCGCAGTACATTCAATTGTGTATGCAGGATTCGGATCAGAAGCACTGCATGCAAGAATCAGGGACTCAAAGGCCAGATTTGTCATAACAGCGGATGTGAGCATCAGAAGGGGGAGATCAATCAGCCTGAAATCGATCGTGGATGAAGCAATCGTAAATGCATCCACCGTTGAAAAGGTGATAGTACACAGGAGGTCTTACCCTCCGATAGAACTCTACGCTGAGATGGAGATGGACTTCAATGACGTCATGAAAGGTCAGAGCCACTACTGTGAACCTGAGGTGATGGATGCTGACGATCCTTTATTCATATTATACACAAGCGGGACGACCGGAACACCAAAGGGGGTACTGCATACCTGCGGAGGTTATCTCGTCGGAACGTACTACACTACAAAGTATGTATTTGATATGAAGGATAACGACGTTTACTGGTGCACGGCAGATCCGGGATGGATTACAGGGCATTCGTATATAGTCTATGGCCCGCTCTCAAACGGAGCAACGGTCATCATAAGTGAATCAGTGCCTGATTACCCGGACCCCGGAGTATGGTGGGAGATTGTCGAGGAATTCGGCGTTACCATCATGTACACCGCACCAACGGCCATAAGGATGTTTATGAAGCATGGTGAGGAATGGCCGGACAAATATAACTTAGATTCCCTGAGAATACTCGGTTCAGTCGGAGAACCCCTAAACCCGGAGGCTTTTGAATGGTTCTACAGGGTCATCGGAAAGAGCAGGACCCCGATTGTAGATACCTGGTGGCAGACCGAAACCGGTATGCACATGATAACGACCCTCATAGGCGAACCGATGAAGCCCGGATTTGCAGGCAAGCCACTGCCCGGCGTTGAAGCCGATGTCGTGGATAAGCAGGGCAAAAGTCTCCCTCCCGGAAAAACAGGCCTTCTTGTGATAAAAGGTCCGTGGCCGGCAATGATGAAGACCATATGGAACAATGAAGAGAGATATAATCATTACTGGTCTCAGATTGAAGGGTGCTATACTGTCGGCGACCTTGCAGTAAAGGATAAAGACGGCTATATAATGATACTTGGAAGGTCTGACGATATAATCATTGTCGCAGGCCACAACCTGGGAACAGCCGAGGTCGAATCTGCCCTTGTTTCGCATGAAACAGTCGCTGAAGCGGCAGTGATTGGTATTCCCGACCCACTGAAGGGCAATATAATAAAAGCGTCAGTAATTCTCAGAACAGGGTTTAAAGGTTCTGAAACACTGTCCAATGAACTGAAATATCATGTAAGGATGACAATCGGTCCGATAGCAATGCCATCCGAGATAAAATTCGTTGAAAGCCTGCCAAAGACAAGAAGCGGCAAGATTATGAGGAGGGTATTAAAGGCAGAGGCAATGGGGCTTGATCCCGGAGACATCTCCACCCTTGAGGACTGA